A window of the Streptomyces formicae genome harbors these coding sequences:
- a CDS encoding alpha-L-fucosidase: MKQSWFAEAKLGIFARWGISSVRAIPHPRTSAPRQISYLEYMEQLDGFTAARYNPEAWAELFAATGAKYAVMTAKDHDGVALWDTAFTELSVTTATPAGRDLIRPFTQALRRRGLRAGLHFSHQDGHLASQTTARPSQLHRSATQSEPAAPQSQHDVGRQARTQRARMVDRRQIRELVENYQPDLLRFDSTQEHGQERLWADQLPDMIPALGHEAVVIGRRDTDRGRDTPELSTPIIPPDGPWELCYPLGGISGHHPATAHRPTVHALIRVFADTIASGGNLLLETSPRGDGTIPPEHTAQLTALGKWVRRNHDAIYTTTGLPYGHFDGPSTLAKDRRTLYLICTRTPHGFIELRGLRNTIRRISVLSTGAALPYHVNNGLPDWGIPRIIRIKPPPAPNVVAVELNGELGLHQSHGITG, encoded by the coding sequence ATGAAACAGTCGTGGTTCGCCGAGGCCAAACTCGGCATTTTCGCCCGTTGGGGGATCTCATCAGTCCGGGCCATACCTCACCCCCGCACCTCCGCACCACGCCAGATCTCGTATCTGGAGTACATGGAACAACTGGACGGGTTCACCGCTGCGCGCTACAACCCCGAGGCCTGGGCGGAACTGTTCGCCGCCACCGGAGCCAAGTACGCGGTGATGACCGCGAAAGACCACGACGGAGTGGCCCTGTGGGACACCGCGTTCACGGAGCTGTCCGTAACCACAGCCACCCCGGCGGGCAGAGACCTGATCCGCCCCTTCACTCAGGCATTGCGCCGACGGGGGCTCCGCGCCGGACTGCATTTCTCGCACCAAGACGGGCATCTTGCCTCCCAGACGACAGCCCGCCCCTCACAGCTCCACCGGTCGGCGACCCAAAGCGAGCCGGCGGCGCCACAGAGCCAGCACGATGTGGGCCGGCAGGCTCGCACGCAGCGTGCCCGCATGGTCGACCGCCGGCAGATCCGCGAACTGGTGGAGAACTACCAGCCGGACCTGCTGCGCTTCGACAGTACCCAGGAGCACGGCCAGGAGCGGTTGTGGGCGGATCAACTGCCAGACATGATCCCGGCCCTCGGTCATGAGGCTGTCGTCATCGGGCGCCGAGATACTGACAGGGGCCGCGACACACCGGAGCTCAGTACACCGATCATCCCCCCCGACGGGCCCTGGGAACTGTGCTACCCCCTCGGGGGCATAAGCGGCCATCACCCCGCCACCGCACACCGCCCGACCGTACACGCGCTCATACGCGTCTTCGCAGACACCATCGCCAGCGGCGGCAACCTCCTGCTGGAGACCAGCCCACGAGGAGACGGCACGATCCCTCCCGAGCACACAGCCCAGCTGACCGCACTGGGCAAGTGGGTCCGCCGCAATCACGACGCCATCTACACCACCACCGGCCTCCCCTACGGACACTTCGACGGCCCTTCCACCCTCGCAAAGGACCGCCGAACCCTGTACCTCATCTGCACCCGAACACCCCACGGCTTCATCGAACTACGAGGGCTCCGCAACACCATCCGGCGCATATCCGTCCTCAGTACCGGAGCAGCACTCCCCTACCACGTGAACAACGGCCTGCCCGATTGGGGCATCCCTCGCATCATTCGTATCAAGCCGCCCCCGGCTCCCAACGTCGTCGCCGTCGAGCTCAACGGTGAACTCGGACTCCACCAGAGCCATGGGATCACCGGTTAG
- a CDS encoding LacI family DNA-binding transcriptional regulator, which produces MKDDLNNSLVLVLNGLGLGPCLFDIASGIEQQSAAEGIHCVLATTHGIHEREIAVAAEMASQGVGLVALIGSTRDTEDYRTNVAALARELDAAGSRLVLAGRPSPGADLPLTVVDYDNEGGAFSLTSHLLSAGHERILFLGGGEDTTTAARITGYCRAVQAYGYTPDRELVAAHGNCSQLGPNGVRAILRGMPSDVTAVFAWDDELAVCAITQLKADGVPVPEEVSVVGFNNLLPYAEHQRPALTTAHVPFFDVGRHAVKLAAHREEPGLRHAQQVTLGTHVVFRDSVAARVARC; this is translated from the coding sequence ATGAAGGACGACCTGAACAACAGCCTTGTGCTGGTACTCAACGGCCTCGGCCTCGGACCGTGCCTCTTCGACATTGCCTCCGGGATCGAACAGCAGTCGGCAGCGGAAGGCATCCACTGTGTTCTCGCCACTACGCATGGGATCCATGAGCGTGAGATCGCCGTGGCTGCAGAGATGGCCAGTCAGGGGGTTGGCCTCGTGGCCTTGATAGGGAGCACCCGGGACACGGAGGACTACCGGACAAATGTAGCCGCGTTGGCCCGCGAGCTCGACGCGGCGGGATCCCGACTTGTGTTGGCCGGGCGGCCCTCCCCAGGTGCCGACCTTCCCCTCACAGTGGTGGACTACGACAACGAGGGCGGCGCTTTCTCGCTCACCAGCCATCTACTCTCCGCCGGTCACGAGCGCATCCTCTTTCTCGGTGGCGGTGAAGACACCACCACGGCAGCACGTATCACCGGGTACTGCAGGGCAGTGCAAGCCTACGGTTACACACCCGATCGCGAATTGGTCGCGGCCCACGGCAATTGCAGCCAGTTGGGCCCGAATGGAGTCCGAGCGATCTTGCGAGGTATGCCGTCCGACGTCACCGCGGTCTTCGCCTGGGACGATGAGCTGGCTGTCTGCGCCATCACGCAATTGAAGGCGGATGGGGTACCAGTCCCTGAAGAGGTATCGGTGGTCGGCTTCAACAATTTACTCCCCTATGCCGAGCACCAGCGCCCCGCACTCACGACCGCGCACGTCCCCTTCTTCGACGTGGGCCGCCATGCCGTGAAGCTGGCCGCACATCGAGAGGAGCCGGGCCTGCGCCATGCCCAACAAGTGACGCTCGGCACACACGTCGTGTTCCGCGACTCAGTAGCCGCAAGGGTAGCCCGATGCTGA
- a CDS encoding LacI family DNA-binding transcriptional regulator, protein MAGVLQLTMDQRHEQILDLVKSCGVVRVVELADHLQISVATARRDAAALADRGLVNRARGVVAWPDGLSIGERLRQAAWNGSQADTSSAGPVTGMVVPRTRKYFDEIIRGARQASASAGGRLVLGFSGYAQTTDLHIEQMIQSGVDGLLLTLDRETGTSRQDSARWALEVPTVLVERTGVPCADTARLDYVCTDQASGVWLAMEYLSSLGHERVALVGGLGGSTGAQMGCESVWPALEMSHPLVMSFGSPADGPDAGCEAVADRLAEAVRKREVSAALVSVDSEPISLMESLQSRGIHVPGDVSLITYGDEVAFALLGLPLTAVALPSYHVGQSAVQLLHQRMREMAQNPADAVPRQHLALAPELRIRASCRPPAAGPRAGVGRGIDRQHRL, encoded by the coding sequence ATGGCTGGTGTCTTGCAGTTGACGATGGATCAGCGTCATGAGCAGATCCTCGATCTTGTGAAATCCTGTGGAGTGGTCCGCGTTGTGGAGCTCGCCGATCACTTGCAAATTTCCGTGGCCACAGCCCGCCGCGATGCAGCCGCCCTCGCCGACCGCGGCCTCGTAAACCGTGCGAGGGGTGTCGTCGCCTGGCCTGACGGCCTGTCTATAGGCGAGCGCCTACGGCAGGCAGCATGGAACGGGTCGCAGGCAGACACATCTTCAGCCGGCCCGGTGACGGGGATGGTCGTGCCCCGCACGAGGAAGTACTTCGACGAGATCATTCGCGGTGCCCGGCAGGCATCCGCCTCAGCCGGCGGACGACTCGTCCTCGGCTTCTCCGGATACGCCCAGACCACTGATCTCCACATCGAGCAGATGATCCAAAGCGGGGTCGACGGGCTCTTGTTGACGCTCGATCGGGAGACCGGGACGAGCCGTCAGGACTCGGCCAGATGGGCGCTCGAAGTTCCCACCGTCCTCGTGGAGCGCACCGGGGTCCCATGCGCGGACACGGCGCGGCTGGATTACGTGTGCACCGACCAGGCGTCCGGGGTATGGCTGGCGATGGAGTATCTGTCCTCGCTCGGTCACGAGCGTGTCGCGCTGGTCGGAGGCCTCGGTGGCTCTACCGGGGCGCAGATGGGCTGCGAAAGCGTATGGCCTGCGCTGGAGATGTCCCATCCTCTGGTGATGTCTTTCGGCTCCCCCGCCGACGGTCCTGATGCCGGGTGTGAGGCGGTTGCGGACCGCCTGGCCGAGGCGGTCCGCAAGCGCGAGGTATCCGCGGCTCTGGTGTCCGTCGACAGCGAGCCGATCTCGCTGATGGAGAGTCTGCAGTCTCGGGGGATTCACGTTCCCGGGGATGTTTCGCTGATCACTTACGGAGATGAGGTGGCCTTTGCCCTCTTGGGTCTCCCTCTGACCGCGGTTGCCCTTCCCAGCTACCACGTCGGGCAGTCGGCGGTGCAATTGCTGCACCAGCGTATGCGAGAGATGGCCCAGAACCCCGCGGACGCCGTGCCACGGCAGCATCTGGCCCTCGCTCCCGAGCTCCGCATCCGGGCCTCCTGCCGCCCGCCGGCGGCAGGGCCGCGAGCCGGGGTTGGCAGAGGTATCGACCGCCAGCATCGGTTGTGA